A stretch of the Ananas comosus cultivar F153 linkage group 14, ASM154086v1, whole genome shotgun sequence genome encodes the following:
- the LOC109720125 gene encoding WD repeat and HMG-box DNA-binding protein 1, whose translation MKGRSVKLREAHRGSGAASLCSVVWGPDGSRVATASAADASVSVHDLVAHPPRPPAAIRHHRDGVTALALALGPICGSLASGSIDHSVKLYSFPEGEFQSNITRFTLPIRSLAFNRSGSLLAAAGDDDGIKLIATIDNTISKVLKGHRGSVTSLSFDPKNEFLASMDSSGTVVYWELSSGKPLHTLKAVAPNTDSDNSISNVLSWRPDGEMLAVPGLRNDVVMYDRDTGEKLFTLKGDHERSVCALCWSPNGKYLATSGLDKQVLIWDVELRQDIERQKFDERISCLAWKPNGNALAVIDVMGKFGIWEPVVPPSMKSPIDGAPSLQGRHTNGSLLFDDEDEKPSTSGSLDDVIDESHGESAPTSHKRLRKRSAVYATDHSNGDSEGEDDLLHQIESRKRNSTKCKESAGKGKEECVISGKLRSTRMQEAFQPGSTPSQHGKRRFLSYNMLGCITTLENEGYSHVEVDFHDTGSGPRVPSMTDYFGFTMASLNENGSVFANPCKGEKNMSTLMYRPFSSWANNSEWSMRFEGEEVKAVALGTGWVAAVTSLNFLRIFTEGGLQRHILSVTGPVVTAAGFRDLLAVVTHASDCLPSGDQMLKVKVFNISKGTQSVNCRLPLTPCSSLTWFGFSEEGRLSSYDSKGVLRVFCDQFGGSWLPLFSSIKARKSEDESHWVVGLNSSKLFCIVCKSPDTYPSVMPKPLLTILDLSSPLASSDLGAADLENEFIISNLHLSQMQKKIEEMVASGQDTTGLDDEAFSTEAAIDRCILRLIASCCNGDKLVRATELVKLLSLEKSVKGAIKLVTALKLPMLAERFSNILEERMFSESKGPRGIPSVDSNATVAKNVPPIKASLTSETIKIEPSGSKPPLTLPAAHFSKQERSKESKDGSATMPLKAIPKVSKDHERKIEEKAKKEGDTDILKITNRGATKEGNDRVELKDRSETCSSNGSDHRESNRPANPFAKSSTNQGKLSLLDSIKKMKKADHEKDEKANNKKPRV comes from the exons ATGAAAGGGCGATCGGTGAAGCTCCGGGAGGCGCACAGGGGCTCCGGCGCCGCCTCCCTCTGCTCCGTCGTGTGGGGCCCCGACGGGAGCCGCGtcgccaccgcctccgccgcggacGCCTCGGTGTCGGTCCACGACCTCGTCGCCCACCCGCCGAGGCCCCCCGCGGCGATACGCCACCACAGGGACGGGGTCACCGCCCTTGCCCTTGCCCTCGGCCCGATCTGCGGATCCCTCGCCTCGGGCTCCATCGATCACTCCGTCAAGCTCTACAGCTTCCCAG AAGGAGAATTCCAGAGCAACATTACGCGGTTCACTTTACCTATCCGATCCCTCGCCTTCAATAGATCTGGTAGCTTGTTAGCCGCAGCCGGTGACGATGATGGGATCAAGTTGATCGCCACCATCGATAACACCATATCAAAGGTGCTCAAGGGCCACAGAGGATCCGTAACAAGTTTGTCTTTCGATCCCAAAAATGAGTTCCTGGCCTCTATGGATTCGTCCGGTACTGTCGTCTATTGGGAGCTCTCGTCGGGAAAGCCACTGCATACGCTTAAAGCTGTAGCCCCTAACACTGATTCAGATAATTCGATATCGAATGTACTGAGTTGGAGGCCCGATGGAGAAATGTTAGCTGTTCCGGGTTTAAGAAATGATGTCGTTATGTATGATAGAGACACGGGAGAGAAATTGTTTACATTGAAAGGAGATCATGAGCGATCGGTTTGTGCTCTGTGCTGGTCGCCAAACGGGAAGTATTTAGCGACTTCAGGGCTGGATAAGCAGGTATTAATATGGGATGTGGAATTAAGGCAGGACATAGAACGGCAGAAGTTTGACGAGAGGATATCCTGCTTGGCTTGGAAGCCGAACGGAAATGCTTTGGCCGTGATCGATGTTATGGGTAAGTTCGGCATCTGGGAACCTGTAGTTCCTCCATCCATGAAGTCCCCTATCGATGGTGCTCCTAGCCTACAAGGGAGGCATACGAATGGGAGTCTTTTATTTGATGATGAAGATGAGAAGCCTAGCACATCTGGCAGTTTGGATGATGTTATCGATGAAAGTCATGGCGAGTCGGCTCCAACTAGCCATAAAAGATTAAGGAAAAGATCGGCGGTATATGCCACCGACCACTCTAATGGAGATAGTGAGGGGGAGGATGATCTGCTTCATCAGATTGAGTCACGCAAAAGAAATAGCACGAAGTGTAAGGAGAGTGCTGGAAAGGGGAAGGAAGAGTGTGTGATTTCGGGAAAGTTGAGAAGTACAAGAATGCAGGAGGCGTTCCAACCTGGCTCGACCCCTTCTCAGCATGGGAAGCGGCGGTTTCTTTCCTACAACATGCTCGGCTGCATTACTACCTTGGAAAATGAGGGATATTCCCATGTGGAG GTTGACTTTCATGACACTGGAAGCGGTCCTAGAGTTCCTTCTATGACCGACTATTTTGGTTTTACAATGGCTTCATTGAATGAAAATGGGAGTGTCTTTGCAAATCCTTGCAAAGGGGAAAAGAACATGAGTACTCTTATGTATCGCCCTTTTAGTAGTTGGGCTAATAATAGTGAG TGGTCTATGAGATTCGAAGGAGAGGAAGTGAAAGCTGTGGCCCTAGGCACAGGATGGGTGGCTGCAGTTACTAGCCTTAATTTCCTCCGCATCTTCACTGAGGGTGGCTTGCAG AGACACATCCTTTCTGTCACTGGGCCTGTGGTTACTGCAGCAGGTTTCAGAGATCTGTTGGCAGTCGTGACTCATGCTTCCGACTGTCTTCCCTCAGGAGATCAG ATGCTGAAAGTCAAGGTATTTAACATTTCCAAGGGAACCCAATCTGTTAATTGTCGTCTACCCTTGACACCCTGTTCTTCTCTAACATGGTTTGGCTTTAGTGAAGAAGGCCGGCTAAGTTCATACGACTCCAAG GGGGTACTGAGGGTGTTCTGCGACCAATTTGGCGGTAGTTGGCTTCCTCTCTTCAG TTCAATCAAAGCAAGGAAATCTGAAGACGAAAGCCACTGGGTAGTGGGATTGAATTCTAGCAAGTTATTCTGCATCGTTTGCAAATCCCCTGATACTTACCCATCG GTGATGCCCAAGCCACTGTTGACAATACTCGATCTTTCTTCTCCGCTTGCCTCTTCCGATCTCGGGGCTGCTGATCTTGAAAATGAGTTCATAATAAGCAACCTACACCTCTCGCAG ATgcaaaagaaaatagaagagaTGGTGGCTTCTGGCCAGGACACAACCGGACTTGATGATGAGGCCTTCAGCACAGAAGCTGCGATTGACCGATGCATCTTGAGGCTTATCGCCAGCTGTTGCAATG GCGATAAGCTTGTCAGAGCCACTGAACTGGTTAAATTACTCTCCTTGGAGAAGTCCGTAAAGGGCGCAATAAAGCTTGTCACCGCCCTGAAACTTCCCATGTTGGCGGAGCGGTTTAGTAACATATTGGAG GAAAGAATGTTTAGTGAATCGAAGGGGCCACGAGGTATTCCAAGTGTCGATTCCAATGCCACGGTTGCAAAAAACGTGCCACCAATTAAAGCTTCTTTGACATCCGAAACCATAAAAATTGAGCCATCGGGAAGTAAACCGCCACTGACATTGCCGGCAGCTCACTTTTCAAAGCAAGAGCGAAGCAAAGAGTCGAAGGACGGATCTGCAACGATGCCCCTGAAGGCGATACCGAAAGTTTCAAAAGATCACGAGAGGAAGATAGAAGAGAAGGCTAAGAAAGAAGGCGATACCGACATTCTCAAGATTACAAATCGAGGAGCTACTAAAGAAGGCAATGATCGAGTAGAGTTGAAAGACAGAAGTGAAACATGTTCGAGCAATGGCAGCGATCACAGAGAATCCAACCGACCAGCAAATCCTTTCGCAAAGTCATCGACCAACCAAGGGAAGCTTTCCCTTCTGGATTccatcaagaaaatgaagaaggcTGATCACGAGAAGGATGAAAAGGCCAATAACAAAAAACCGAGGGTCTGA
- the LOC109720787 gene encoding putative B3 domain-containing protein Os04g0347400: protein MYILISSVAMPHFYHLLQPIPNPIAQLLAKGRGETATLFSPLGKFWHITLQRDVDDGMYFDSGWREFSQAHNLVAGCFVVFRYEGNMVFKVKVFDASGCRKQYDKIAHGIVEEISVDSKDEEPDEVLIIDDQQNLSTCSRKRRKSARLNSKSSAQQQGNGEPRTPPVFRSKNKSVEKSNNSGDYPPHFEKIIRPYNFSCFRMSVPKEFCASHGLLRKEEMTLKDPKQRLWPVKLWQGKRQIRFSKGWMDFSMGNKLEDGDKCIFQLVSSEVMQVIIQKRRA, encoded by the exons ATGTATATTTTGATAAGTTCCGTAGCTATGCCACACTTTTACCATTTGTTGCAGCCGATTCCAAATCCAATAGCCCAGCTGCTCGCGAAAGGGCGTGGCGAAACTGCAACCCTGTTTAGCCCACTCGGCAAATTTTGGCACATCACCCTGCAGAGAGACGTAGACGACGGTATGTACTTCGACAGCGGTTGGCGAGAGTTCTCGCAAGCCCACAATTTGGTCGCGGGCTGCTTCGTCGTGTTTCGCTACGAAGGAAACATGGTCTTCAAGGTCAAGGTGTTCGACGCGAGCGGATGCCGTAAACAGTACGATAAGATCGCCCACGGAATTGTGGAAGAAATATCTGTCGACAGCAAAGACGAGGAACCTGATGAAGTTCTTATTATCG ATGATCAGCAAAATCTTTCAACATGCTCGAGAAAGCGAAGGAAATCCGCAAGGCTGAATTCTAAAAGCTCTGCGCAGCAGCAAGGTAATGGAGAGCCGCGCACTCCACCGGTTTTTCGATCGAAGAATAAATCGGTGGAGAAGAGCAACAATTCTGGAGACTATCCACCGCACTTCGAGAAGATAATTAGACCTTACAACTTCTCTTGTTTTCGCATG AGTGTGCCGAAGGAGTTCTGCGCGTCGCATGGACTCTTGAGGAAGGAGGAGATGACACTCAAAGATCCAAAGCAGAGATTATGGCCTGTGAAATTGTGGCAGGGCAAAAGGCAAATCCGATTCTCGAAGGGGTGGATGGACTTCTCTATGGGGAACAAGTTGGAAGACGGAGATAAGTGCATCTTTCAGCTTGTTTCCAGCGAGGTTATGCAAGTGATCATACAGAAACGCCGCGCGTGA
- the LOC109720445 gene encoding WPP domain-interacting tail-anchored protein 1 isoform X1, which produces MLFTISLMDYNIWPSQNAGSKSNIMSVDEDHEDEFYQNKAPPNGERCNWEGTAMEILTRVELELAYSSEKLLNLEILLLEVAGRASDIESINFEDDCVLNDSVEKAFEFDILSGFLDSEVKELDNFMTSLQMEIVDARQKVSHAESSRKMEVKLHDAEISLKQFRDLVADIRKESVKFESAQYFVRNKCSGAGEDGITENGDRAPKNTKWTMQTTDQQRHVLQMLEKSLARELDLEKKLSESRSIEEELKLKLHQAEQESYCLEDSIETIMERLFEADNAAELLLGVSKEFAGKLNAVQFSLNASLRRESEVRSKLQEEMNCADCDDSILLQENDLKASLKEAEDKWMAANSEVLTLREKVLVLEEQLKESDVQLQLAKASVEASQEKQNNLHSKLSVLESIIEGLKQNASKTESRAEGAEAKSTELTKANMELAEELNVFKSRGSEKASFLERKLKESDTQLEHAKASVEAIVEQQNLLKSTMADMEHMIEDLKGKVSKAETRAESAESKCSLLTETNLELNEELCFLRSRIEILENSLRQAEHAKVSSAKDIGIRTKVIADLVTKLALERERLYLQISALTKKNKILAEKCKQNEYAGSTVGEKENEIQAGLGSAEAPEEASTESSSTDVQVKSAGAVPVPKSEIETTLSAEDSASEESKLEAVTNIEPMQTSWKYISLVLLVLAVSVFSYYVFREENCVA; this is translated from the exons ATGCTATTCACAATTTCTCTGATGGATTACAACATTTGGCCATCCCAAAATGCAGGAAGCAAAAGTAACATCATGTCTGTTGATGAGGATCACGAGGATGAATTTTATCAAAACAAAGCACCACCAAATGGGGAGAGATGTAATTGGGAAGGAACTGCTATGGAAATTTTAACAAGAGTGGAACTTGAACTTGCATACTCTTCTGAGAAGTTGCTAAACTTGGAGATACTTCTGTTGGAAGTTGCTGGTAGAGCAAGTGATATTGAGTCTATTAATTTCGAGGATGACTGTGTATTGAATGATTCAGTAGAGAAGGCTTTTGAATTTGACATATTATCTGGATTTTTAGACTCTGAGGTTAAAGAGTTAGACAACTTTATGACATCTCTTCAAATGGAAATCGTGGATGCCCGCCAAAAAGTTTCTCATGCAGAATCTTCAAGGAAAATGGAAGTGAAGTTGCATGATGCTGAAATTTCCTTGAAGCAGTTTCGAGACTTGGTCGCTGATATTAGGAAAGAATCAGTTAAATTTGAAAGCGCCCAATATTTTGTTCGGAACAAATGCT CAGGGGCTGGTGAAGATGGGATAACTGAAAATGGTGATCGTGCACCCAAGAATACCAAGTGGACGATGCAGACTACAGATCAGCAAAGACATGTTCTACAGATGTTAGAGAAATCCTTGGCAAGGGAGCTGGATCTTGAAAAGAAGCTCTCTGAATCAAGATCTATCGAGGAGGAACTCAAATTAAAGTTGCATCAGGCAGAACAAGAATCGTACTGTCTGGAAGACTCAATCGAAACGATTATGGAAAGATTGTTTGAGGCTGACAATGCTGCTGAGTTGCTTCTAGGAGTTTCGAAAGAGTTTGCAGGGAAACTCAATGCCGTTCAATTCAGTCTGAATGCTTCGTTACGTCGAGAAAGCGAGGTGAGGTCCAAGCTACAAGAAGAGATGAATTGTGCGGATTGTGATGACAGTATACTCTTGCAAGAAAATGATCTAAAAGCCAGCCTTAAAGAAGCTGAGGATAAATGGATGGCTGCAAATTCAGAGGTCTTGACTTTGAGGGAGAAAGTTTTAGTGCTTGAGGAACAGTTAAAGGAATCAGATGTCCAATTACAATTGGCGAAGGCCTCCGTTGAAGCGAGTCAGGAAAAGCAAAACAATCTGCATTCTAAACTAAGTGTGCTAGAAAGTATCATTGAAGGTCTTAAGCAAAATGCTTCGAAAACAGAGAGCAGGGCTGAAGGTGCGGAAGCAAAATCTACAGAGTTGACGAAAGCTAACATGGAGCTTGCTGAAGAGTTAAATGTCTTTAAAAGTCGTGGATCAGAAAAAGCCAGCTTCTTAGAGAGGAAGCTCAAGGAATCAGATACGCAGCTAGAGCATGCGAAAGCTTCTGTGGAGGCCATTGTGGAACAACAGAACCTGCTCAAGTCAACAATGGCTGATATGGAACATATGATTGAAGACCTTAAAGGAAAGGTTTCAAAAGCTGAAACTAGGGCGGAGAGTGCTGAATCTAAGTGCAGTCTGTTGACTGAAACCAATTTGGAGCTTAATGAAGAACTTTGTTTTCTAAGGAGTAGGATCGAAATCTTAGAGAACTCTTTGCGTCAAGCTGAACATGCAAAAGTGTCCAGTGCCAAAGACATAGGTATTAGAACAAAAGTTATCGCTGACCTAGTCACAAAACTAGCACTGGAAAGAGAACGTCTTTATTTACAG ATCTCTGCATTGACCAAAAAGAACAAAATCCTTGCGGAAAAATGCAAGCAAAATGAATACGCAGGTAGCACTGTAGGCGAAAAGGAAAATGAGATTCAAGCTGGACTTGGTTCTGCCGAAGCACCTGAGGAAGCTTCGACAGAATCTTCTTCTACAGATGTTCAG GTGAAGTCAGCTGGAGCTGTGCCTGTTCCCAAGTCGGAAATCGAGACTACTCTTTCCGCAGAAGACTCTGCAAGCGAAGAGTCGAAGCTCGAGGCAGTGACGAATATCGAACCGATGCAAACGAGCTGGAAGTATATTTCATTGGTTCTCCTAGTGTTGGCCGTCTCTGTTTTTTCATACTACGTTTTTCGGGAAGAGAACTGCGTTGCCTAA
- the LOC109720445 gene encoding WPP domain-interacting tail-anchored protein 1 isoform X2 — protein sequence MLFTISLMDYNIWPSQNAGSKSNIMSVDEDHEDEFYQNKAPPNGERCNWEGTAMEILTRVELELAYSSEKLLNLEILLLEVAGRASDIESINFEDDCVLNDSVEKAFEFDILSGFLDSEVKELDNFMTSLQMEIVDARQKVSHAESSRKMEVKLHDAEISLKQFRDLVADIRKESVKFESAQYFVRNKCWAGEDGITENGDRAPKNTKWTMQTTDQQRHVLQMLEKSLARELDLEKKLSESRSIEEELKLKLHQAEQESYCLEDSIETIMERLFEADNAAELLLGVSKEFAGKLNAVQFSLNASLRRESEVRSKLQEEMNCADCDDSILLQENDLKASLKEAEDKWMAANSEVLTLREKVLVLEEQLKESDVQLQLAKASVEASQEKQNNLHSKLSVLESIIEGLKQNASKTESRAEGAEAKSTELTKANMELAEELNVFKSRGSEKASFLERKLKESDTQLEHAKASVEAIVEQQNLLKSTMADMEHMIEDLKGKVSKAETRAESAESKCSLLTETNLELNEELCFLRSRIEILENSLRQAEHAKVSSAKDIGIRTKVIADLVTKLALERERLYLQISALTKKNKILAEKCKQNEYAGSTVGEKENEIQAGLGSAEAPEEASTESSSTDVQVKSAGAVPVPKSEIETTLSAEDSASEESKLEAVTNIEPMQTSWKYISLVLLVLAVSVFSYYVFREENCVA from the exons ATGCTATTCACAATTTCTCTGATGGATTACAACATTTGGCCATCCCAAAATGCAGGAAGCAAAAGTAACATCATGTCTGTTGATGAGGATCACGAGGATGAATTTTATCAAAACAAAGCACCACCAAATGGGGAGAGATGTAATTGGGAAGGAACTGCTATGGAAATTTTAACAAGAGTGGAACTTGAACTTGCATACTCTTCTGAGAAGTTGCTAAACTTGGAGATACTTCTGTTGGAAGTTGCTGGTAGAGCAAGTGATATTGAGTCTATTAATTTCGAGGATGACTGTGTATTGAATGATTCAGTAGAGAAGGCTTTTGAATTTGACATATTATCTGGATTTTTAGACTCTGAGGTTAAAGAGTTAGACAACTTTATGACATCTCTTCAAATGGAAATCGTGGATGCCCGCCAAAAAGTTTCTCATGCAGAATCTTCAAGGAAAATGGAAGTGAAGTTGCATGATGCTGAAATTTCCTTGAAGCAGTTTCGAGACTTGGTCGCTGATATTAGGAAAGAATCAGTTAAATTTGAAAGCGCCCAATATTTTGTTCGGAACAAATGCT GGGCTGGTGAAGATGGGATAACTGAAAATGGTGATCGTGCACCCAAGAATACCAAGTGGACGATGCAGACTACAGATCAGCAAAGACATGTTCTACAGATGTTAGAGAAATCCTTGGCAAGGGAGCTGGATCTTGAAAAGAAGCTCTCTGAATCAAGATCTATCGAGGAGGAACTCAAATTAAAGTTGCATCAGGCAGAACAAGAATCGTACTGTCTGGAAGACTCAATCGAAACGATTATGGAAAGATTGTTTGAGGCTGACAATGCTGCTGAGTTGCTTCTAGGAGTTTCGAAAGAGTTTGCAGGGAAACTCAATGCCGTTCAATTCAGTCTGAATGCTTCGTTACGTCGAGAAAGCGAGGTGAGGTCCAAGCTACAAGAAGAGATGAATTGTGCGGATTGTGATGACAGTATACTCTTGCAAGAAAATGATCTAAAAGCCAGCCTTAAAGAAGCTGAGGATAAATGGATGGCTGCAAATTCAGAGGTCTTGACTTTGAGGGAGAAAGTTTTAGTGCTTGAGGAACAGTTAAAGGAATCAGATGTCCAATTACAATTGGCGAAGGCCTCCGTTGAAGCGAGTCAGGAAAAGCAAAACAATCTGCATTCTAAACTAAGTGTGCTAGAAAGTATCATTGAAGGTCTTAAGCAAAATGCTTCGAAAACAGAGAGCAGGGCTGAAGGTGCGGAAGCAAAATCTACAGAGTTGACGAAAGCTAACATGGAGCTTGCTGAAGAGTTAAATGTCTTTAAAAGTCGTGGATCAGAAAAAGCCAGCTTCTTAGAGAGGAAGCTCAAGGAATCAGATACGCAGCTAGAGCATGCGAAAGCTTCTGTGGAGGCCATTGTGGAACAACAGAACCTGCTCAAGTCAACAATGGCTGATATGGAACATATGATTGAAGACCTTAAAGGAAAGGTTTCAAAAGCTGAAACTAGGGCGGAGAGTGCTGAATCTAAGTGCAGTCTGTTGACTGAAACCAATTTGGAGCTTAATGAAGAACTTTGTTTTCTAAGGAGTAGGATCGAAATCTTAGAGAACTCTTTGCGTCAAGCTGAACATGCAAAAGTGTCCAGTGCCAAAGACATAGGTATTAGAACAAAAGTTATCGCTGACCTAGTCACAAAACTAGCACTGGAAAGAGAACGTCTTTATTTACAG ATCTCTGCATTGACCAAAAAGAACAAAATCCTTGCGGAAAAATGCAAGCAAAATGAATACGCAGGTAGCACTGTAGGCGAAAAGGAAAATGAGATTCAAGCTGGACTTGGTTCTGCCGAAGCACCTGAGGAAGCTTCGACAGAATCTTCTTCTACAGATGTTCAG GTGAAGTCAGCTGGAGCTGTGCCTGTTCCCAAGTCGGAAATCGAGACTACTCTTTCCGCAGAAGACTCTGCAAGCGAAGAGTCGAAGCTCGAGGCAGTGACGAATATCGAACCGATGCAAACGAGCTGGAAGTATATTTCATTGGTTCTCCTAGTGTTGGCCGTCTCTGTTTTTTCATACTACGTTTTTCGGGAAGAGAACTGCGTTGCCTAA
- the LOC109720445 gene encoding WPP domain-interacting tail-anchored protein 1 isoform X3: MSVDEDHEDEFYQNKAPPNGERCNWEGTAMEILTRVELELAYSSEKLLNLEILLLEVAGRASDIESINFEDDCVLNDSVEKAFEFDILSGFLDSEVKELDNFMTSLQMEIVDARQKVSHAESSRKMEVKLHDAEISLKQFRDLVADIRKESVKFESAQYFVRNKCSGAGEDGITENGDRAPKNTKWTMQTTDQQRHVLQMLEKSLARELDLEKKLSESRSIEEELKLKLHQAEQESYCLEDSIETIMERLFEADNAAELLLGVSKEFAGKLNAVQFSLNASLRRESEVRSKLQEEMNCADCDDSILLQENDLKASLKEAEDKWMAANSEVLTLREKVLVLEEQLKESDVQLQLAKASVEASQEKQNNLHSKLSVLESIIEGLKQNASKTESRAEGAEAKSTELTKANMELAEELNVFKSRGSEKASFLERKLKESDTQLEHAKASVEAIVEQQNLLKSTMADMEHMIEDLKGKVSKAETRAESAESKCSLLTETNLELNEELCFLRSRIEILENSLRQAEHAKVSSAKDIGIRTKVIADLVTKLALERERLYLQISALTKKNKILAEKCKQNEYAGSTVGEKENEIQAGLGSAEAPEEASTESSSTDVQVKSAGAVPVPKSEIETTLSAEDSASEESKLEAVTNIEPMQTSWKYISLVLLVLAVSVFSYYVFREENCVA; the protein is encoded by the exons ATGTCTGTTGATGAGGATCACGAGGATGAATTTTATCAAAACAAAGCACCACCAAATGGGGAGAGATGTAATTGGGAAGGAACTGCTATGGAAATTTTAACAAGAGTGGAACTTGAACTTGCATACTCTTCTGAGAAGTTGCTAAACTTGGAGATACTTCTGTTGGAAGTTGCTGGTAGAGCAAGTGATATTGAGTCTATTAATTTCGAGGATGACTGTGTATTGAATGATTCAGTAGAGAAGGCTTTTGAATTTGACATATTATCTGGATTTTTAGACTCTGAGGTTAAAGAGTTAGACAACTTTATGACATCTCTTCAAATGGAAATCGTGGATGCCCGCCAAAAAGTTTCTCATGCAGAATCTTCAAGGAAAATGGAAGTGAAGTTGCATGATGCTGAAATTTCCTTGAAGCAGTTTCGAGACTTGGTCGCTGATATTAGGAAAGAATCAGTTAAATTTGAAAGCGCCCAATATTTTGTTCGGAACAAATGCT CAGGGGCTGGTGAAGATGGGATAACTGAAAATGGTGATCGTGCACCCAAGAATACCAAGTGGACGATGCAGACTACAGATCAGCAAAGACATGTTCTACAGATGTTAGAGAAATCCTTGGCAAGGGAGCTGGATCTTGAAAAGAAGCTCTCTGAATCAAGATCTATCGAGGAGGAACTCAAATTAAAGTTGCATCAGGCAGAACAAGAATCGTACTGTCTGGAAGACTCAATCGAAACGATTATGGAAAGATTGTTTGAGGCTGACAATGCTGCTGAGTTGCTTCTAGGAGTTTCGAAAGAGTTTGCAGGGAAACTCAATGCCGTTCAATTCAGTCTGAATGCTTCGTTACGTCGAGAAAGCGAGGTGAGGTCCAAGCTACAAGAAGAGATGAATTGTGCGGATTGTGATGACAGTATACTCTTGCAAGAAAATGATCTAAAAGCCAGCCTTAAAGAAGCTGAGGATAAATGGATGGCTGCAAATTCAGAGGTCTTGACTTTGAGGGAGAAAGTTTTAGTGCTTGAGGAACAGTTAAAGGAATCAGATGTCCAATTACAATTGGCGAAGGCCTCCGTTGAAGCGAGTCAGGAAAAGCAAAACAATCTGCATTCTAAACTAAGTGTGCTAGAAAGTATCATTGAAGGTCTTAAGCAAAATGCTTCGAAAACAGAGAGCAGGGCTGAAGGTGCGGAAGCAAAATCTACAGAGTTGACGAAAGCTAACATGGAGCTTGCTGAAGAGTTAAATGTCTTTAAAAGTCGTGGATCAGAAAAAGCCAGCTTCTTAGAGAGGAAGCTCAAGGAATCAGATACGCAGCTAGAGCATGCGAAAGCTTCTGTGGAGGCCATTGTGGAACAACAGAACCTGCTCAAGTCAACAATGGCTGATATGGAACATATGATTGAAGACCTTAAAGGAAAGGTTTCAAAAGCTGAAACTAGGGCGGAGAGTGCTGAATCTAAGTGCAGTCTGTTGACTGAAACCAATTTGGAGCTTAATGAAGAACTTTGTTTTCTAAGGAGTAGGATCGAAATCTTAGAGAACTCTTTGCGTCAAGCTGAACATGCAAAAGTGTCCAGTGCCAAAGACATAGGTATTAGAACAAAAGTTATCGCTGACCTAGTCACAAAACTAGCACTGGAAAGAGAACGTCTTTATTTACAG ATCTCTGCATTGACCAAAAAGAACAAAATCCTTGCGGAAAAATGCAAGCAAAATGAATACGCAGGTAGCACTGTAGGCGAAAAGGAAAATGAGATTCAAGCTGGACTTGGTTCTGCCGAAGCACCTGAGGAAGCTTCGACAGAATCTTCTTCTACAGATGTTCAG GTGAAGTCAGCTGGAGCTGTGCCTGTTCCCAAGTCGGAAATCGAGACTACTCTTTCCGCAGAAGACTCTGCAAGCGAAGAGTCGAAGCTCGAGGCAGTGACGAATATCGAACCGATGCAAACGAGCTGGAAGTATATTTCATTGGTTCTCCTAGTGTTGGCCGTCTCTGTTTTTTCATACTACGTTTTTCGGGAAGAGAACTGCGTTGCCTAA